The region CTTTTCAATAAGCTGTTCTCAGACAGTACTTTATTCCCCGCTTCTGGTTTGATTCGTAGTAACCTtgaaaagagatttaaaaaacaacaattacaaaatgtgttttcacatcacagaatgtgtaaaaatacacTTAACAGTCTTCTCACAGATTAAGTTCACATTTAATAAGAATATCAGGACGGTCATATCTCTAGCTGGTAAGTGGGAATAATATGCTAGTATTTCATTTCTAAAAAGGTCTACAGTGAACTATAAATGGCTGCATGcaaaacttttgtttgtttgacatactttgaattgaattgaaaacagGGCTCTTAGaaagcatacatttttatttggtttgttgaaaattttttgttgaaaaacgtaaaaaagaaataagttcctattttaacactaaaatgtttaaaaatattcttATATAAGCTGAGAATTCACTGACTTCCTGAATTGTTGTCGAGAGACCTCGTCCCCACAGAAGAGGCAGACAGTGGCAAGAAGAGCTGCTCCAGACTGACAGAGAGCATGCTCTCTGCGTGAAGCCTTCATCGCTATTGTGATCACCTGCAGAAACGGCACTGATAAATCTTCCAAGCATGTACcggcattaaaaaacaaaacaaacatgcacTTAGCTCACCTCCTGTGTCCGCTCTTTCAGCACAAACTGTGAAGGGGACAAGCTAATAACAGTGGAGTCCATGACGGCTCGAGTCTGAAGATTGCTGTAGGGTATGGCTTTCACGAAAGCAGCACGTGAACCCGTGTttcgcacgcacacacagagctTACTGACACGTCCTGCCTGCACTCCACTCAGCGTGGCCACATAGCCTTCAGAACGCTTCCTCAACTCCTCCAGGATCACGTTACTCGTGCCACCATAGCCTGACAGAGGGATCTGAGAACAACACGCTAAAATGTAAAACCAAGTATTAACTAGAAGTCAACCGATGTTTCGGGTTTGcagattaatcggcaccgatattTGTTTGATGGAACTAACGATTATCTGCAAAAATCCATGCAGATAGTTTCTGGGGTTGAATCCGTTGCTGGAGCGGCTGAGAAGGGTCTGTGGTCATTATACAATTTGAGAGCAGCCTCTAAGTGGTCAAATCACTGACAGCATGGGCTATTTTTTTAGACGTAATACTCCACGCTAAACACAGTGAGAAAATCCTGCTGCGCCACAGACCACCATTCACAAAGTTTtccactaaattacattatattcccAAATTTACATTAATGTACAGCACataatgtattttctattttctgtggctctaataaagtctgtTTGCGTCATTTATAGAGCTGTAATATAGATCGCCCTTTTACTTTCCGTTTgctccattttttttaaacaccaaacTCATTTATGCCTCATAGTTAATTCCTGAAGTAAACTTGTCTCTGTttggtgaataaataaactgttttagacCACTGCTTGAGCTGAACACGACACGTACAATATCCAAATGTAAACTGTATTGTTCCTTGTTAGAGAGTGTTAATTCCTACATtttctattactattattattactactacttttttgttcagtatccattttaaaaataatcGGTTAATTAATTGGTATcagccagtgtggtccaacctaacTATCGGTATCAGCAAAATCcactatcggtcgacctctagtaTTTACAACAGTGTTACGGTTTATGAGGCATTATTAATAAACTCACAGTGAACTTGACCCCAGGTTGGGAGGCACGTGCAGCAGACTGCTTGATCTCCAGTTTGGCCAGCATGGATGCAACACGGGTGGGAGCAAAGAGCAGATGAACAGTCACATCCTCTTTGGGTTTAATTGACAGCTCTCGGTTACGTGTCAGTCGCTCATCTGGGCCGAATGAGCTCTGCAGCTGCAGGGATGAGATTCACGGAAACAGACAAGTGGGAgaatggataaatggatagaCAGATGTGAATATACTGAAAACCAATGAACTGGTTGGCTGGCTGCTCATAATTGTGGTTCATCCATTACCTGTGATTACTCACATGGCAAAATACTGCTTTACTTATTgttataaaatactttattttatactAATCATTTTAGCACTTCATATACTTTCATCATCGGGTCTCATTAGAAGCTCCAAATATTATAGATCTAAGTGTCTAAAACTACATATCTCAATGTGTTAGCTTACCTGGAAACCGTCTTGGTCTTGGCCCCTAATGAGCAGTCTGAGTTGCTGTGATGTAGTGGGTGAATTGTTCCTTAGCACCAGTTTCTGTTGCCTACAAACACAAAAGCATCATCTCCATCCAAATCATTTTTATGAATGGCAGTTTCTATGGCTATGTAAACTCACACTGCTCTGCCTAGGGTAACCCCTCCCCATGCCATGAACTGCTTGTTGGAGAGGATGGGTGGGACCTCAGCCTGTGAGGACACGGCAGGTGAAGATACTGCTTTCCCAGAAACTCCTTGGACCGTCTCTCCTTTCAGCATCACCTCATACTGAGGTCCGCTGGGTAGAACCAAAATCGTCAACATGCTGAGAAAAGAAATTAAATGTTACTCGAAAGTACTTTAGTACTTTTTTTGTACATGCTTTTTGGAATTTTCACACTGCaggaaatttgtttttatttttttttagttctagGAACTCCATTTGGGGAAACGGAATTATCTCATACTTCAGAGTAGGGTTTAAAACAGTCCTATAGGAAATACCAGTGATGCAAATGTACGCTGATTTTCAAAAAAGGCCACATTTGTTAATATATTGAAATCAGCGATAATGGCATTTAGCTATTTGTCTGCAGGGCTGTTTTTTTCTCAGCCTCGATGATATGTAAAACTTCAAGTTGTCATAGATTTAGTCCGATTTTTACACATTCATTAGCGTATATTGTGCGTTGAACATCCCATTAATGTTATCAAGAAACCCACGACACATGAAAACAGCTCTAATCACAGTGTCCTCTATTCATTAATTCGACCAAGATAAAGACATCACTGGAGGCTGCTTCAGAGATCCCATTGCTGGTGCCCATGAAACCAGGAAAACGGCCGATGGGGAAACTGGTTTTCTGGAAACCACCATGATGGCTTGTTCCTAGGCTAGAACTATGCGGTGCAAAAGCCAAAGTACCAAGaatattttaacaatacatttcCCCCTTTAAGAAGTCAAACTACATTTCAGACAATCTGAATAGTATAGCAATTAATACaagtaaaaaatgaaaactgCCAACAAAAAGGATTCAAAATACAATCTGTTGAATCAATCTGAGTGAACATGCCTCTCCCTGAGTTTCTGTTTGTCCTGGGCAGTGAAGGAGACCACCACACCCTGCTCCTCTCCAGCTTTCAGAGTCAGTTCCTCTGGTCTCACAGTGAAACAGCTGTCTCCATCAGTACTCTGAAAAATAGCCAGAAAGACGAGGAGTGAATCCACAGCAAGGGCTAAGATGCATAGATTAACACTGTGGTGTTGATGCCAGGCACATTCTAGGCTATTTATAGTCAATGTCGAATTGAAACATACAATAGTGTTAAAAAGTAAAGCTCGTGATCAGGTACCTTTAGTCTGAGTAGAACATCAATGTTGCCTGCATTCTTTAAAGGAAGTTTCTGCTTGGCTGTCTGCCCCAAAGGAGCCTGAAGGCACACCGTCTGTGCAGACATTCAGGTAGTAAATAAGCAACAGCAAACaagtaaataatcaaatgaattaataaaaagataaaactaaaGCCATTTCATAACCTCAAAAAGCTAAGTGTGTCTTGTAGCGATCGGTTTTATTCATTACCTGTAGGTCTTTGGGTGCATGCACTCTGGGAGTGCCTGACCTTGCCCTCAGGGCTACACTCTGAATCACATGACTGGGGCCTGGACTGTCCACCTCAATATCCACCCGTGCACTGTATTCATCAGCTGGCCCCAACTCACCTgcatcaaaaaatacagcatctCAAGTTCAGTCTGTGATCCTTTTTGCTATATAGACGGGAGTTTAAAACTAGAATAGTaactcaatgatactaaaataaaactagacACCAGTTGAGAAATGTTCAACCTGTATCAGTGTCTAGGTTTACATGCCCACCTGAACTTGAAATGTACTTCTGAGGTGCACTGAAATGAACCCACACCAAGAAGGTTTCTTGATTctgaagaaagaataaaaatgtatttaaacagtcAAAACTGGTATCAAATCAGAAAgcaatttaaagaaatattcacCTCTGCATAACTGGCATGCAGCACATGGTTTATGACTGATGAAGGTGAAAGCGAGGTCATACTTGAGCCAGGATGAAGGGAACCATCCGTGGTCATGGCAACTGGGCTCTTAGAGAAGCCGAAACAATGCCATGCTGATGCATTCTGTGGGAGACAAAACTTCTGTCCTTTAATTTGTTCAACATCCCATCGGATGAGGTCTAAGCTTTCAGGCAGAAGTCTTATAGACATACAGAAATACATCATACACAACTTCCAATCCAAACAGACAGATCTCACTGACCGCACTGATAACTAGTCGAATAGGCACAGTGGCATGAGTCCTGTTGACCAGCTTGAGCAGCAGGGCCTTAGTACTGCCCCCCGGCATGTCCCCAAAGTCCAGACAGCCAGTCTTTCCAACATCAACCTATTCATGAAAAAGAACGAAAAAAGCTCtccatttttgcacattttacatGGATTAAATATAACTTCTAAAAGAAACCTACAGAAAAATTAACAAATTTCAAGGATAAAACTGTCATAAAATCATACTACTAAtcctgtgcattaaaaaaaaaaaaaaaatacatgtagttTTAGTGCTCTGACACTGGCAACAAGGACAAAGAGAACTCTAACCTCAACCACAGGGTTCTCAGCCATAGCGATCAGCACCACTTTCTTAGCAAAGACTTCTGCATGCGCCACAGTCTCTGACTCTGCAGATGCAGGCCAAGATGACACACTGAGAGTATACTGATACAGTCCAGCCCTTGGTGCTATAAATAAAACCCTCTGTTCTTCTGTACATTTGGGTCCAATTATGGTCCTATTCTGTACTATCAGCCACTGGAATGGGATAGACTCCACCTGTAATGAAATGACATTTATAATACTGCACATAAAAGTGGACTAAAGACATGTCTCCATAAGACCATTGGTTCTCAACCTTTCTGTAGGTCCCCCACTGACCACAAAAATATCCGAAGCTTGTTTTGAATGTTGAGAAAGGGAAATACATGGGTATTTTGGCTGTGcgaaaatattttaaagctggttttgtattattgtatataatttaaGTCATCTTGGAGTGCGCGGAGGCCAGcttgttgagaaccactgatctagactACATCTGACAGATTTCGAACCTTCTCTCCATCAATGGATAGGCTTGTGATGGAGATTGAAACTTGCTGCCAGCGCTCCGAGGGGTTGAAGATGTTGAGGGACGTCTGAGAGGCAATTCCCACACAGCAAGAATTGGGAAACTTCAGCTCATTTGGAACCATCACTTGAACTGaagaaaaacatttgtttgtttatttggtgttttttttacacaatttccTTCATACCACTaatgtctttaaaatacattaacatttttccACTTACTTCTAAGGTCTGCAAGATCTCGTCCAGCCCATGACCCAACATTTGGCTGTCCATAGGTCTTGCTGACTGGATACTGAGGTGGATGTTGTTGACCAGAGTTCAGGTAACCAGACTGAAGACTTGTATGCCCAGGTACATGCATATGTCCCATAGATGGGTTTCCAGCAGGCACTGCAGCCGATACTCCATATATACCAGATGGCCCTCCAATCTGATAGGGAGGAGCATGTAGAGGCCCCTCTGAGCTCAGATACTGTTGTGCCAGTTGGGAACTAAAGAGGCAACGCCCTGTTATGAGGTTGGGAAGGTTTGTCAGTGCACCCTGGGAGGTGTAGCTGGGTACTGACCCATATGTCATGTCATCTGCAGCCCCAAAACAAGATCCAGACCCCAAGACACGAGGCAATGCTTGGTGTGCCTGTTCTGATGCTGTCCCAGATGGATGCTGAATGTTCAGCTTGCTTGAGTACCCAGAATCCACTTGAGCGTACAAGCTCGGTGCAGGCTCAGACTGGCGGTTGCCCTTAGAGTATTCATTTTCGTAGTCTTTACGGGAGTCACTTTGGCTACGTGAGCCCAGTTCAGAGGTCTTTTGGTTGAGGCCAGGAATTTCAGAGTGGCAAAGAGGCTCTGGACTCTTTGAAGAActcagaacatttacattatcgaACGGTTCCACTGGAGGAGTTGGACTGGCTCTGATTATAGTAGTGCTTAGAGCCATTGAGGTGTTTTTCTGGAGAATAGTAAAAGAGATTCAACTGTACATTCAAAAATTATATtcggctgttttcaacataataataaatgttctttgagcagcaaataagaatATTGGAATGACCAcatgaataaattgttttttagaatatattttcaaatagaaaacagttaatttagtgtaaaaaaaaaaatctgaatgttacggtttttgctgtattttggatcaaataaatgcaggcttggtgagcagaagagtaatcttaaaaaaaaaaaaaaaaaatctggtaggTTATATTAGCCTATAGTTTGAagttaaagatattaatattaattaggtgagtCTGAAACAATTATTTGACAATGATTTCACATGTTTATATGAaagctaaatacaaataaaaaggtgaacattaatttatttgcgctgtttttttttttttttttttaaatagtggtcGTTATCGGAATTATATCGGATCGaccgaaattaagaaatatattgtgatataaatttTGGCCATATCCTCCAGCACTAGCAATAATTATCGTTATCGTTTTATCTTCCAGCCCTAGCATCAATCATAACCAGTGTcagggaaagttacttttaaaagaaatgcattacaatattgtgttactccataaaaaaagtaactcattacgttacttatttactttttatggaaagtaatgcttTACGTTACTTTTCATTACTTTCCtgttgctttttaaatatgagcatgGCTTGACTGTTTTTAATAGAAGAAGTTCTATTTAAAGCAAATGTAAAAGCTCTCCCGAGcacattacagttccatatcacttcgcatagTAAAGCTGTAATAACGGAAGCTACAggactaacaaaaacaacaacaacaatacagaGCATTTTCCAAAAGGAAATACACAGcatttctcactagcgaggtaATAGCGCTGCTTAGAGACCCTGCAgcagcctaattcacacaagctctctctctttctctatgtgtctctgtctctcgcgCTCTTTCAAacaacttcattaataactgcattagaatgctatcaatggCTCAACCTCCATTACCaacttttaaatgatgttttggaatgttttccctttaaatatatcatctgatccATGTTTTGAGGTGTGGTCGTGGCTGCATCACAACCTTGGGTGTGCATTATATTTCTATTAATCGGCCCGTCGGCAGTGATTCCTTACTTCACATTTAatctagaactacatcatgttcactcATCGCACACAGCGCCTCTATACTTCcaatttctcccaatatggggacaggagacttttcagtcaataaatggaaaacaaagtaactggcgttacttttttgtaaattaaaaagtaatgggttactttactagttacttaaaaaaagtaatcggATTAGGTAACTTGTGTTACTCACGTAAcacgttacccccaacactgattaGAAGAcatcagggcccgtattcataaagaatcttaatgcaaaaagtagctcttagtgacaaaattctaagaaaattcttagaaatgtgggcgtttcctcttaaaattaaagaaaaaatcctagtaaacaaaaaagtaattcagaaagcatcttaacccttaaaagagctcttgaggtcaaacttgttaggagcacagacgagcacttttaagaggcttaagagtttctttagcagaggagaaaatggcagaaagacgaagaggctgaagaaatgtgttgcagacaatggatgacagtgagttaataagacgctatagattatataataatttataatttaatatataaattaaagtaatcactacattacgatatttggcaactgggaaaatgcaacaatgcaatagtgatgatttgggtctgtcacaaccttctgtaagcagagtgatcagacaaacaattacagcactttcagaacatcttattgtgtcgcagttcatttcgtttccactggacattccctcaaaaaactgcatttatgaatatagcaggcttataggtgcgcacaagaaGGGAGAATGAAccattaatagtttgtgctatacgctcccatgtctgcttcttgtcccttgctgtgacacccgtttgaattttcctttaagaatggccttgtgttcatccactaactgggctaacagtaaataCTGTTCCAATttccagtttggctttcttgcccttcttggttttgattccatgtttgatacatttaaaccaacattcaaaccgccacttaaataggacagcaatcactgtaactggaaagagtggaacaatttttatcattctaagccaatcaaataccttataggaaattataagcatggtaaataaaaaaaaggatttagatacacacatataatgtgtgtttgtttgtgtgtgtgtgtgtgtgtgtaagagagaacggtcaaataggaaaaattgcgcatgtaaattcaaagtgagaattataatagaccctatacttaaaatcactcttttttccttcttgtacaaccaaccaatcacagtcttaaaaagattgtgtcatacatagcaacggggtcaaccccgcctcctcactaagatgaaagtttttgtcttttccttactcagagttgctctcagatcggtcccgaatcgctcttaagctaagactcctacgtaaaagtttttaagctaaattaagagttttctgagaggattcttagaatctttatgaatacgggacCAGGCTTTTAAGGAACAGCAACAAATTTACTTTCTAAATAGCTAATTGGTTTATACTATGATCCACATAAAACTAAGATGGGGTTAAACACTCACCTTATGATGATCAGGAGTGGGCATGCAAGTGTTCTCATTAATGGAAAGATAAGTCAGTCTACTGAGAGATGGGCTTGAACAATGGGACTGAGGGGAACCTGGATCACCAGCAGGACTCCTCTGAGCCTTTCCACTACTAGGGGAACACGGAGACATCTCTCTATTTCCAAAACACATTTTGgattaacaataattaaaaaaataaataagcatcatCTCCACTCCTCACGAATAAAAGTCGCTTACAccgcaaaaaaatacaatatgcaATTCTGTTAGATGATGATGTTCAGAAACAATTTTTTACCCATATCCACTTGGAATAGAGGTCTGGCTTGGACTGGAGTGGGTAAGAGGGGAGGTGGATGGTCTGAAATTACAATGGGTGACCTCCACAATACCAGGGGCACTGCTCTCAGGTGAGCCTTcaataaaaagtagtaaaaaaaaaaaagttgatgtgcttaatttttttaaattaagcaacATTTCATGCTGATTTTTAACATGCTAAATCTGTTATGCTGcaggttttgtatttgtttacaaagaaaaagaaaaggagatacCAAATTTTTCCTGTGTTGTTGGCAGGGAATCCTGACGATCAACAGCTGCAATTTTCTCTTTTGAAACTGACTGAGTGGCTTTAGGACTTCTGGGTGATCTTGCCTGGTTAATGGCAGGTCTGTCTGTCCGGCCTCCAGTTGTCTTGGGTTTGAGTGGGGAGGTCTTCAACGACGATACTTCCGAACGGCGAAGGCCAGGTGAGGTCTTTGGGGCAAAAGCAGGAGTTGACGTGGTCCCTTCACCTTTCAGATAGCAGCGGTTACCTGTGGTGGAAGTGCTGGCCACTTGTGGTTGACCCTTACCTATTTTGACCTTGGATTCAGTGATACCTTTATTGGTAGAAGGTGCTGCACGatagtcatttttgtttttctcaatgCCAGATTTGAAGGATGTGGAAGATGATGATGACTGCCCAGAAACTAAAGATCTTTTGGCTGGACGCGCAGTGGTAGATGGTAAACTGCTTGACTTGGGTCGAGGAATTCCACTTCGTTTGACATCTGACCTTGGATTTGGTGACACAACATGAGTACCCTCTGTTTGTCTAGATGCATTACCTGCCAGATTTTGACATTTCTTGCCTACTGCTTGCTCTTCCGCAACTAAACGCTCTTCCTTTTTACAGGGGAATTCATTTTCCAGAGATGCCAACTGCTGTTGAGTCAGCTTGTTAGAACTGGCCAAACTATCAGCCAAAGTGAGGATGTCCAAGCAGGACTGTGAGGTGGATCCATCACTGTCACTACTTGAGAACTCAGCCCTCTTCAGATATTTCTCCATGTCAGGAGTACTAAGGTCACCCACTGATGTGGTCTTCTGCAGATCCTCCAGCAGACCATTTTGATTTGAGGCTGCTACAGAATCAGGACTTCTAATCGACTCTTTTGCTACTTGCTGATGGCTTTTAGAGCGGCTCCGTTTAGACAGCTCCAAGATCATAGCAGCGAGCTGAGCTGGATCTGAGCTGATGGAGGCATCAGCAATTGCAGATGCAATAGTACTAATGCTGAGCAGAAGATTGCTGCTGGAGTTGGGTGATTCTGAATGGCCAGAACTCTCCTTATCTCCATATTGTGCAGAGATCTAAAAttagacacaaaaaaaaaagtatcaacaTTTTTGCTAATTTTCAAAAGACTGTGTGGCAGCAGTTTAAAGCTAAATGGTTATCAATACCTGGGAAACCTGTCCCTCAGTACTTTGTGTTTGCACATTATTCTCATGTGCGGCTTCAGCTGTGTTGGGCTCAAGAGTCTTATCTAGATCATCTGTAGATCACATGTAGGTcatcaaaatgttattaaatgttacaaaaaaatattaaataactaatgAGTATGTTGAACGCACCTGGATTAAGCGTCTCATCAGCATCACTTTGTGGAACTGACTCAATGTTGATGGAGCTTCCCCTGGAGAACAAATCTGAAGGTCGAAGTAACGCAACCGGTTTCCTCTTCTCAGGGGACGTAATAAAGTATCCAAAAGATggctaaaaaaacaaataaatgaataactataTATTTAAGCTTGGTTGTGAAGGGCTACCTTCTATCAGAGTTTagctataattataattaaacatcCGAAACAGCAAATCAAGGTCTTCAAAATTACTagaaactagggctgtgcaattaatcagaATAATTATAAAATCGTCATTTGAGCGTATGCAATTTCTTAATCGCATTGTAGCTCGATTTTCCACACCCCAGACCTCCCGAAGTATGCtatctgaaccaatcagaatgcagtgcGCCTAAATGGAGCACTAAAACAGGACATATCAGGCAGACATACAATTAACACCAGGATCACACTCCGTCTGGTGTGCGTATTTTTTCCACGCCCATGTCAACGGATCAGAGTGTTCACACTGCATGCGACTGCAGTCCGGCAATGCGCTCCAGGAGCGGTCCGTCTTCTGCAGCCATGCAGTGATCGTTTCTGCATGGAGTCCATTTCTGCTGCACTTCACGAGCTGGATTAAAGTCACAGTGCattatttttacgtttttttttttatccccagAGAAATAATTTTTCTGCCATCTGTCTATTCAAGAGAC is a window of Carassius auratus strain Wakin chromosome 16, ASM336829v1, whole genome shotgun sequence DNA encoding:
- the cep192 gene encoding centrosomal protein of 192 kDa isoform X4 — encoded protein: MENFQNIEDEPFPSFLSNASLGSGGRTTLGNVTLGSTLGMPMAASTVAKIRPPVDNRVTDIQASYLEDGLFSLMNSQGSDGGREKFVLSLKEDLDNVGDFIAANRFSDMLVNVNLDETESASVSKTSSRGSGSVPHRTADLSTGLVSFSHIGDKDTLAAQATLLPLMMEEEEGSSSEGTDSERCSGSIASFLANEKLMSLDSMNSDMTDDEIDVNQLHDEELELYFNKLVPPAMQRGRVEGQEIPVGLPSISSQPHATEPERNRHHDDYDQRDFHMPDVRLAATGMDSCPASDEEDTEDELEVSQNRGRARFLLPSASRQPVGESHRPHFRPGLEGGSSDDELQMVGRNPDTRTGIEHRRSAEGQVINSPITGNGGGGDGSSGSDEEGNNGGVSTIPLPPTTVQSTYDVLRGLGIVGGSGQMGDDDQLQSLLSRSGMITHGQMGDRVGPVGTGEAGHATLVSGPASRCPVNWSMSLDRQEALDAMDNTAEVHLDSVYLRGSPGHNPQDISSTVNNFLQGTQSSFHLSQLLQESHNKTEQGIDLGHTVDLGALGMRGGPCGDSPILNKQLSTSSKDDQPGESLDARYLCQSFDENHEEHNDIWNHHPDNVELELQQGTNTTHSVVYQNEEGKWVTDLAYYSSFEKEMEANVPEEVAMQFQTEDFLAGSQAMDKIIEDQEEFEKEHRFMQEEQIQAVNMSEVLGDTSWKAPISGNILMRASQVSSELEPGNQSYLRISLGEFFQRRSEALGCLGSTEEDNVKRPSFGYFITSPEKRKPVALLRPSDLFSRGSSINIESVPQSDADETLNPDDLDKTLEPNTAEAAHENNVQTQSTEGQVSQISAQYGDKESSGHSESPNSSSNLLLSISTIASAIADASISSDPAQLAAMILELSKRSRSKSHQQVAKESIRSPDSVAASNQNGLLEDLQKTTSVGDLSTPDMEKYLKRAEFSSSDSDGSTSQSCLDILTLADSLASSNKLTQQQLASLENEFPCKKEERLVAEEQAVGKKCQNLAGNASRQTEGTHVVSPNPRSDVKRSGIPRPKSSSLPSTTARPAKRSLVSGQSSSSSTSFKSGIEKNKNDYRAAPSTNKGITESKVKIGKGQPQVASTSTTGNRCYLKGEGTTSTPAFAPKTSPGLRRSEVSSLKTSPLKPKTTGGRTDRPAINQARSPRSPKATQSVSKEKIAAVDRQDSLPTTQEKFGSPESSAPGIVEVTHCNFRPSTSPLTHSSPSQTSIPSGYGEMSPCSPSSGKAQRSPAGDPGSPQSHCSSPSLSRLTYLSINENTCMPTPDHHKKNTSMALSTTIIRASPTPPVEPFDNVNVLSSSKSPEPLCHSEIPGLNQKTSELGSRSQSDSRKDYENEYSKGNRQSEPAPSLYAQVDSGYSSKLNIQHPSGTASEQAHQALPRVLGSGSCFGAADDMTYGSVPSYTSQGALTNLPNLITGRCLFSSQLAQQYLSSEGPLHAPPYQIGGPSGIYGVSAAVPAGNPSMGHMHVPGHTSLQSGYLNSGQQHPPQYPVSKTYGQPNVGSWAGRDLADLRIQVMVPNELKFPNSCCVGIASQTSLNIFNPSERWQQVSISITSLSIDGEKVESIPFQWLIVQNRTIIGPKCTEEQRVLFIAPRAGLYQYTLSVSSWPASAESETVAHAEVFAKKVVLIAMAENPVVEVDVGKTGCLDFGDMPGGSTKALLLKLVNRTHATVPIRLVISANASAWHCFGFSKSPVAMTTDGSLHPGSSMTSLSPSSVINHVLHASYAENQETFLVWVHFSAPQKYISSSGELGPADEYSARVDIEVDSPGPSHVIQSVALRARSGTPRVHAPKDLQTVCLQAPLGQTAKQKLPLKNAGNIDVLLRLKSTDGDSCFTVRPEELTLKAGEEQGVVVSFTAQDKQKLRESMLTILVLPSGPQYEVMLKGETVQGVSGKAVSSPAVSSQAEVPPILSNKQFMAWGGVTLGRAVQQKLVLRNNSPTTSQQLRLLIRGQDQDGFQLQSSFGPDERLTRNRELSIKPKEDVTVHLLFAPTRVASMLAKLEIKQSAARASQPGVKFTIPLSGYGGTSNVILEELRKRSEGYVATLSGVQAGRVSKLCVCVRNTGSRAAFVKAIPYSNLQTRAVMDSTVISLSPSQFVLKERTQEVITIAMKASRREHALCQSGAALLATVCLFCGDEVSRQQFRKLLRIKPEAGNKVLSENSLLKSIPFDEMFLGEEQVQEAYDLPQRPNEAQIFYGNMSKVMLSLFGTTEMSDSGESDHMESVRPSQRHTSESDSSLLSGLGSSGRYISNASLDVLPVKGPPLIPSEPVLKQTELNLENTWSIKPEQLVLTAPTINSVADTRHVQILNRSNKELSFELSWPAHCLTITPQHGVIEPQSHLQILISPNPSLATKSSMLPWSGQIYVQCDNQQRSIKVQIRQDLAMDVSATSCAMDHSLRPLPPQAETPTVPGQKPQSSSTQPHVEIKNRTLVFPPTASGESSECSLELENHGEEVRWYLSSFAPPYVKGVDSSGDVYRATYSAFRCEKVSGTLGIQERMQIPFTFLPRDRGDCAQFWDLECHPTARPQHKSRVRFQLCGTGIRAGEALSVKENTSLVKTEATVKNRKRLDSVGSKTGSSTENQKRGVYAPQSLYTFPATRVGATSSLKVNFRNNSSNAHELTFISPKEPFHIKHSNYSLRVSPILHAYGERKLSGNAVEG